A genomic window from Desulfovibrio gilichinskyi includes:
- a CDS encoding diguanylate cyclase, whose product MMAHDHDIFLNAFTYASIGMAIVSPGGAYLKVNKAICEILGYKETELMSMKFQDITHPDDFNESLEAIKQMLAGNIQTAQMEKRYFHKKGHLINGLLNISLVHNPDGIPRFFISQLQDITRRKQLEEELTRFAKEDFLTKIANRRYFIDHATREMTRGDRFHEPQALLMLDIDHFKDVNDTYGHDVGDTVLIALADCCKKELRSFDVLGRLGGEEFGVLLINIDSKLAHSIAERLRKGIEKLIVQTAKGPVTFTVSIGLTTFQGGGNDLESRLKLVDRALYRAKNSGRNCVVTLVHGEKNFAGDSSRTSFISLVWKKEYESGNSTIDNQHRKLFILANDLLSVIITGGPDEEVSAISRELITHTVKHFHDEDIIFRKTKFPLADEHSRIHNSLVEDMRKLVVNFQNANASTGELFDFLAGKVVAEHMLTEDKKFFPYLSDH is encoded by the coding sequence ATGATGGCGCATGACCACGACATTTTCCTAAATGCATTCACCTATGCTTCAATCGGAATGGCCATCGTTTCTCCGGGCGGAGCATATCTGAAAGTAAATAAAGCTATATGTGAAATCCTCGGATATAAAGAAACTGAGCTTATGTCCATGAAATTTCAGGACATCACCCACCCGGACGACTTTAATGAAAGCCTTGAAGCAATTAAGCAAATGCTTGCAGGTAACATACAGACAGCTCAAATGGAAAAGAGATATTTTCACAAAAAAGGCCATTTAATAAATGGACTGCTGAATATATCACTTGTCCATAATCCGGACGGAATTCCCCGCTTTTTCATCTCGCAACTTCAAGATATTACACGAAGAAAACAACTTGAAGAAGAATTGACACGTTTTGCAAAGGAAGACTTTTTAACCAAGATCGCAAACAGAAGATATTTCATCGATCATGCTACACGCGAAATGACCAGAGGGGATAGATTCCATGAGCCGCAAGCTCTACTGATGCTTGATATCGATCATTTCAAAGATGTAAACGATACTTACGGGCATGATGTAGGAGATACGGTTCTCATAGCTTTGGCTGATTGCTGTAAAAAGGAGCTGAGATCATTTGATGTGTTAGGTCGTTTGGGAGGGGAAGAATTCGGAGTTTTGCTGATCAATATAGACTCTAAGCTCGCACATAGCATTGCTGAACGCTTACGGAAAGGAATTGAAAAACTTATTGTTCAAACCGCAAAAGGACCTGTAACTTTTACCGTAAGTATAGGCTTAACCACTTTTCAGGGGGGCGGAAACGATCTTGAATCACGGCTGAAACTGGTCGATAGGGCCCTTTATAGAGCTAAAAATTCAGGACGGAATTGTGTCGTGACTTTGGTGCATGGCGAGAAAAATTTTGCAGGAGACAGCAGTCGCACTTCTTTTATCTCTCTTGTATGGAAGAAAGAATACGAGAGCGGCAACAGCACCATTGACAACCAGCACAGAAAACTCTTCATACTTGCAAATGACCTCCTATCTGTAATCATAACAGGGGGGCCAGACGAGGAAGTCTCCGCCATAAGCCGTGAATTAATAACACATACCGTTAAACATTTTCATGACGAAGATATAATATTTCGCAAAACTAAATTCCCGCTTGCTGACGAGCATAGCCGGATTCACAACTCTTTAGTTGAAGATATGAGAAAACTAGTTGTTAATTTTCAAAACGCAAACGCATCCACCGGAGAATTATTTGACTTTTTAGCAGGTAAAGTTGTCGCAGAGCACATGCTGACTGAGGATAAAAAATTCTTCCCGTACTTATCAGATCATTGA
- a CDS encoding 30S ribosomal protein S1: MENNENLNSEMEMDFEAALEDYLNADFGNLDEGSIVVGEVVKVDKDFVLIDVNFKSEGQIAASEFLDVDGQMTVKVGDKVDVYVSNKNENEGTIHLSRDKAKRMQLFDKLEEMQEDEGIVEGRIVRRIKGGYTVDLDGVEAFLPGSHVDLRPVPDMDALVDQTYEFKILKINRRRSNVIVSRRVLLEEQRNEMRSKLLETLEEEQTIIGKVKNITEYGVFIDLGGLDGLLHITDMSWKRIKHPKEMVSLGDELELRVLNFDQEGQKVSLGLKQLVPDPWEDISGKYPEGSKFSGKVTNLADYGAFVELEAGVEGLVHISEMSWTRKLRHPSQMVRVGDEVDVIVLGVDPDKKRISLGMKQVKPNPWDVVAEKFPEGTVLEGQIKNITEFGVFIGIEDGIDGLIHVSDISWTRKVRHPSEVYSVGDSVQAKVLTVDKENEKFTLGVKQLSDDPWSQVPTKYPVGCTLEGLITNITDFGLFVEVEEGIEGLVHVSEISHKKIKNPSEMFKEGVTIQAKVIHVSADERRLGLSIKQLKEEEDKRKPKEFRSGPADAGNSLGELLRQKLEDATEAKAAAETEDDES, from the coding sequence ATGGAAAATAATGAAAACTTGAACTCCGAAATGGAGATGGACTTTGAGGCTGCCCTTGAAGACTATCTAAATGCTGATTTCGGAAACTTGGATGAAGGAAGCATTGTTGTCGGTGAAGTTGTTAAAGTTGATAAGGATTTCGTTCTTATTGATGTTAACTTCAAATCCGAAGGACAGATTGCTGCATCTGAATTCCTTGATGTAGATGGACAGATGACCGTAAAGGTCGGTGACAAAGTTGACGTTTATGTTTCAAACAAAAACGAAAACGAAGGAACTATCCATCTTTCCCGTGACAAAGCTAAACGTATGCAGCTCTTCGACAAACTCGAAGAAATGCAGGAAGATGAAGGCATTGTCGAAGGTAGAATTGTTCGCCGTATTAAAGGTGGTTACACTGTCGATCTCGACGGCGTTGAAGCATTCCTGCCTGGTTCCCACGTTGATCTTCGTCCAGTTCCAGATATGGACGCTCTCGTTGATCAGACATACGAATTTAAGATTCTTAAGATCAACCGTCGTCGCAGCAACGTTATCGTTTCAAGACGTGTTCTTCTCGAAGAACAGCGTAATGAAATGCGTTCCAAGTTGCTCGAAACTCTTGAAGAAGAGCAGACTATCATCGGTAAGGTTAAGAACATCACTGAATACGGTGTGTTCATCGACCTCGGTGGTCTCGACGGACTTCTCCATATTACCGACATGTCTTGGAAGCGTATCAAGCATCCTAAAGAAATGGTCTCTCTCGGTGACGAACTTGAGCTCAGAGTTCTTAACTTTGACCAGGAAGGACAGAAAGTCTCTCTTGGACTCAAACAGCTCGTTCCAGATCCTTGGGAAGATATTTCCGGTAAATATCCTGAAGGTTCCAAGTTCTCCGGTAAGGTTACCAACCTCGCCGATTACGGTGCATTCGTTGAACTTGAAGCCGGCGTTGAAGGACTTGTTCACATTTCTGAAATGTCCTGGACCCGCAAACTCCGTCACCCTTCACAGATGGTACGTGTAGGCGACGAAGTTGACGTTATTGTTTTGGGTGTTGATCCCGACAAGAAGCGCATCTCTCTCGGTATGAAGCAAGTTAAGCCTAATCCTTGGGACGTTGTTGCAGAGAAGTTCCCTGAAGGAACTGTTCTTGAAGGCCAGATCAAAAATATCACAGAATTTGGTGTATTCATCGGTATCGAAGACGGTATTGACGGACTCATCCACGTTTCTGATATTTCCTGGACAAGAAAAGTACGTCACCCTTCAGAAGTTTACAGTGTAGGCGACTCCGTTCAGGCGAAAGTCCTAACTGTTGACAAAGAAAACGAAAAATTCACTCTTGGTGTTAAACAGCTTTCTGATGACCCATGGTCTCAGGTACCTACAAAGTACCCAGTCGGCTGCACCCTTGAAGGACTTATCACCAATATCACTGATTTCGGTCTCTTCGTTGAGGTTGAAGAAGGTATTGAAGGTTTAGTTCACGTTTCTGAAATTTCTCACAAGAAGATCAAAAATCCTTCTGAGATGTTTAAAGAAGGCGTTACTATCCAAGCTAAAGTCATTCATGTCAGTGCTGATGAACGCAGACTCGGTCTGTCCATCAAACAGCTGAAAGAAGAAGAAGACAAGCGCAAACCTAAAGAATTCCGTTCAGGACCTGCTGATGCAGGTAACTCACTGGGCGAGCTCCTTAGACAGAAGCTTGAAGATGCAACCGAAGCTAAAGCTGCTGCAGAGACTGAGGATGACGAATCCTAG
- the sppA gene encoding signal peptide peptidase SppA — translation MTNPRHSFSARHPFLFGFSLLIMAVVLLWGATAFFNGKARVLFGAGSIGIVNVQGTITDSLPAVKFLRELRKDSSVKGVLLRVNSPGGTIAPSQELYLAVKRFAQVKPIVASFGTVAASGGYYAAAPATQIVANSGSITGSIGVKAEYASFKQLMEKVGVKPVQITSGPLKGAGSPYAELTPEQHEYLMGLIMDLHNQFVSDVASARKLDRKVVEKIADGRALTGREAKELGLVDRLGGFEDAVTLLKALCGIEGDVVVKEGPEKEKSLISEIFGMLGLKTSGSFSADGLIFSY, via the coding sequence ATGACGAATCCTAGGCATAGTTTCTCAGCACGGCATCCGTTTCTATTCGGTTTCAGCCTGCTTATAATGGCTGTGGTCCTCCTATGGGGGGCCACAGCCTTTTTTAATGGCAAAGCAAGAGTTTTGTTTGGAGCAGGTTCAATAGGAATTGTTAACGTTCAGGGAACTATTACAGACTCATTACCTGCGGTGAAATTTCTGCGGGAGCTTCGCAAAGACAGTTCCGTTAAAGGCGTTCTTTTACGAGTTAATTCGCCTGGGGGGACTATTGCTCCGTCACAGGAACTATATCTGGCTGTAAAGCGTTTTGCGCAGGTTAAGCCTATTGTTGCTTCATTTGGAACTGTTGCTGCTTCAGGCGGGTATTACGCCGCGGCCCCTGCTACGCAGATTGTAGCCAACTCCGGCTCAATCACCGGAAGCATCGGGGTTAAAGCCGAGTATGCGAGTTTTAAGCAGCTTATGGAGAAGGTCGGCGTTAAACCTGTTCAGATCACCAGCGGACCGCTCAAAGGTGCGGGGTCGCCGTATGCTGAACTGACTCCTGAGCAGCATGAATATCTTATGGGACTGATTATGGACCTTCATAATCAATTTGTAAGTGACGTTGCATCGGCTCGCAAACTTGACCGAAAAGTTGTAGAAAAAATTGCTGACGGAAGAGCTCTCACCGGACGAGAAGCAAAAGAGCTGGGACTCGTTGACAGATTAGGCGGATTTGAAGATGCGGTTACTCTTTTAAAGGCTCTTTGCGGTATTGAAGGGGATGTTGTCGTCAAAGAAGGTCCGGAAAAGGAGAAATCTTTAATTTCGGAAATATTCGGCATGTTGGGGCTTAAGACTTCCGGTTCTTTTTCCGCTGACGGATTGATTTTTTCTTATTAG
- a CDS encoding MBL fold metallo-hydrolase: MECKFIGVGDAFDGKHTNTSLYVKIKDRSLLFDCGFNSAHSFFQLVPSALDLDILWISHFHGDHYFGLPMLLGSFYSSERKEPLTICGPVGIEDKVRTLTALAYPNLLSKLSFELKFYEFTPESVKDISGITISSFGTDHFESAGASLAVRIDYEGFSFFYAGDGAVSSENLAQISGVDLAVFEAYNLDVAENGHSSVKQCLDFALKAKIKQVALVHLNRFVRTYHLDEILELIKEVEDVNVLLPEEGHLLHFSGN, translated from the coding sequence ATGGAATGTAAATTTATAGGTGTCGGTGATGCTTTTGATGGAAAACACACCAATACAAGTTTGTATGTTAAAATTAAAGACAGATCATTATTATTCGATTGCGGATTTAACTCAGCTCATTCTTTTTTCCAGCTTGTTCCTAGTGCCTTAGATCTGGATATCCTTTGGATTTCGCATTTTCACGGGGACCATTATTTCGGCTTACCGATGCTTTTGGGAAGTTTCTATTCTTCGGAAAGAAAGGAACCCTTAACTATTTGCGGACCTGTCGGAATAGAAGATAAAGTCAGGACCTTAACAGCTCTTGCTTATCCTAACTTATTATCAAAGCTTTCTTTTGAACTTAAATTTTATGAATTTACGCCTGAGTCTGTTAAAGATATTTCGGGTATTACGATAAGTTCTTTTGGAACAGATCATTTCGAATCCGCAGGAGCTTCACTTGCTGTCCGAATTGATTATGAAGGATTTTCCTTTTTTTATGCCGGTGACGGGGCTGTTTCCTCAGAGAATCTTGCACAGATAAGCGGAGTTGATCTTGCTGTTTTCGAAGCATACAATTTAGATGTAGCCGAAAATGGACATTCGTCAGTTAAGCAGTGTTTGGATTTTGCACTTAAAGCAAAAATAAAACAGGTTGCACTTGTGCATCTTAACAGGTTTGTGCGAACCTATCATCTGGACGAAATTTTAGAGCTTATAAAAGAGGTAGAAGATGTAAACGTATTACTGCCGGAGGAAGGGCATTTATTGCATTTCTCAGGTAATTAG